One window of Nicotiana tomentosiformis chromosome 11, ASM39032v3, whole genome shotgun sequence genomic DNA carries:
- the LOC138902092 gene encoding uncharacterized protein — protein MTVSENIVHFSDLARYALALVATVRERVCRFIKGFHPSIKISMVRELEMDISYQQVVSIARRLEAAVCHGRGYGSRHDHSALLGVSGILVPSRPQEPYYVPPVSSVPLTRGAFSGQSSRPGPIQSQQPRSLRACFKYGDTLHMVRDCPILRRGAPPQTSQPPRAPPGRQAMIPASTTATPAQPTRGKGRGGRGRPRGGGQARYHALQARTEAVSSDSVITGYYRRFVERFSSIASPMTRLTHKGSPFRWIEECEESFQKLKTTLTTTLVLGHGDAKEVTIGDDGALRTQGRLCVPNVDGLREVRASAVRWVASEVRVSKVEMGEDHYGFHCWASTDPAEA, from the exons atgactgtgtcagagaaTATAGTTCATTTCAGTGATTTAGCCCGATATGCactggccttggttgccacagttcgagagagggtttgtcGGTTTATTAAGGGATTCCACCCTAGTATCaagattagtatggtcagggagttggagatggatatttcttaccagcaggttgtgagtattgctaggagattggagg CTGCAGTTtgccatggtaggggctatgggaGTCGCCATGATCATTCAGCTCTTCTAGGTGTCAGTGGTATTTtggtcccttctaggccccaggagccttattatgtgccaccagtgtctagtgtgcctcttacacggggtgcttttagcggtcagtccagcagacctggcccgatccagtcacagcagccacgctctctgagagcttgttttaaGTATGGAGACActctccatatggtgagggattgccccatacttaggaggggtgcacctccacagacttctcagccaccgcgtgctccaccgggtcgtcaggctatgattccagcatcAACTACTGCCAcacctgctcagccaactcgAGGTAAAGGTCGGGGAGgacgaggtcgccctagagggggaggccaggccagatatcaTGCTCTTcaggctcgtacagaggcagtttcttccgactctgtcattacag ggtattaccgtcgttttgtagagagattctcatctattgcatcacctatgaccaggctgacccataaGGGTTCTCCGTTTAGGTggatagaggagtgtgaggagagctttcagaagctcaagacaactttgactacaaccctagtattg ggacacggtgatgctaaggaggtcactattggggatgatggtgcattaaggACGCAGGGCAGgctttgtgtgccaaatgtagatgggttgc gtgaagtcaGAGCATCAGCAgtcaggtgggttgcttcagaagttagagtttccaaagtggaaatgggagaggatcactatggatttcattgttgggcttccacggacccAGCGGAAgcttga